A window of Rattus norvegicus strain BN/NHsdMcwi chromosome 14, GRCr8, whole genome shotgun sequence contains these coding sequences:
- the Rfc1 gene encoding replication factor C subunit 1 isoform X10: protein MDIRKFFGVISSGKKPVNETVKKNEKTKPSEGTVKGKKGVKEAKVNNPCKEDASRPKQHNKKKRIIYDSDSESEETVQVKNAKKKSEKLPVSCKPGKISRKDPVTYISETDEDDDFLCKKAASKSKENGVSTNSYLGASNVKKNEENTKTKSKPLSPIKLTPTSVLDYFGTESVQRSGKKMVASKKKESSQTPDDSRLNDEAIAKQLQLDEDAELERQLHEDEEFARTLALLDEEPKTKKARKDSEEGESFSPAKAELSKAAKQKSPANAEHFSIGRKTYSPAKYGKGRGSEGTKQPCRSAHQKEACSSLKASSKLALMKAQEENSYKETELLAAKRESAIEPKGEKTTPRKTKGSPTKRESVSPEDSEKKRTNYQAYRSYLNREGPKALGSKEIPKGAENCLEGLTFVITGVLESIEREEAKSLIERYGGKVTGNVSKKTSYLVMGRDSGQSKSDKAAALGTKILDEDGLLDLIRTMPGKKSKYEIAAEAEMKKEKSKLERTPQKNDQGKRKLSPTKRELEPKKSKLTPLKHSPRKAVKEEERVCPRGLDAKEPHGSHSASREECLLWVDKYKPTSLKNIIGQQGDQSCANKLLRWLRNWHKSSPEEKKHAKFGKVASKDDGSSFKAALLSGPPGVGKTTTASLVCQELGYSYVELNASDTRSKNSLKAIVAESLNNTSIKGFYTSGASPSVSARHALIMDEVDGMAGNEDRGGIQELIGLIKHTKIPIICMCNDRNHPKIRSLVHYCFDLRFQRPRVEQIKSAMLSIAFKEGLKIPPPAMNEIILGANQDVRQVLHNLSMWCAQSKVLTYDQAKADSQRAKKDIRLGPFDVTRKVFAAGEETAHMSLMDKSDLFFHDYSIAPLFVQENYLHVKPVAAGGDMKKHLMLLSRAADSICDGDLVDNQIRSKQNWSLLPTQAIYASVVPGELMRGYMSQFPSFPSWLGKHSSTGKHDRTVQDLSLHMSLRTYSSKRTVNMDYLSHIRDALVRPLTSQGVEGVQRVVTLMDTYYLVKEDFDNIMEVSSWGGKPSTFSKLDPKVKAAFTRAYNKEAHLTPYSLQVVKASRPSIGPALDSEYNEESQEDATQSDEKEQDALETDAMIKKKTRSSKPSKSEKEKESKKGKGKNSKK from the exons ATGAAGACGATGACTTTTTATGTAAAAAGGCAGCCTCCAAATCAAAAGAGAATGGAGTATCTACAAACAGTTACCTTGGAGCATCAAACgtgaaaaagaatgaagaaaacacTAAGACTAAGAGTAAACCGTTATCACCAATAAAACTAACACCGACATCAGTGCTTGATTATTTTGGAACTGAAAGTGTCCAGAGATCTGGGAAGAAGATGGTGGCGAGCAAAAAGAAAGAG TCTTCTCAAACCCCAGATGATTCCAGATTAAATGATGAGGCCATCGCCAAGCAGCTGCAGCTTGATGAAGATGCAGAG CTGGAGAGGCAGTTGCATGAAGATGAAGAATTTGCAAGAACActggccttgttggatgaagaACCTAAGACCAAAAAG gCTCGAAAGGACTCTGAAGAGGGAGAATCATTTTCACCTGCCAAAGCTGAGTTAAGCAAAGCAGCAAAGCAGAAGAGCCCTGCTAACG CAGAGCATTTCTCAATTGGAAGAAAGACCTACAGTCCTGCTAAGTACGGCAAGGGTAGAGGCTCAGAAGGCACCAAGCAGCCCTGCAGATCAGCTCACCAGAAGGAAGCCTGCTCCTCTCTCAAGGCCAGCTCCAAGCTGGCTCTTATGAAAGCACAAGAAGAAAATTcttacaaagaaacagaactgctGGCTGCAAAAAGAGAAAGTGCCATTGAGCCCAAAGGAGAGAAAACAACTCCTAGGAAAACGAAAGGCTCTCCAACTAAAAGAGAG TCTGTAAGCCCAGAAGATTCTGAAAAGAAGCGCACCAATTATCAAGCTTATCGAAGCTACTTAAATCGAGAAGGTCCCAAAGCCCTGGGCTCCAAAGAAATACCCAAG GGAGCTGAAAACTGCTTGGAGGGCCTGACGTTCGTGATCACCGGAGTGCTGGAGTCCATCGAACGAGAAGAAGCCAAGTCTCTAATTGAACGTTATGGGGGGAAAGTAACAGGAAACGTGAGCAAGAAAACCAGCTACCTCGTCATGGGCCGGGACAGCGGGCAGTCCAAGAGTGACAAG GCAGCAGCTCTGGGAACAAAAATCCTTGATGAAGACGGCCTGTTGGATCTGATTCGAACTATGCCGGGCAAAAAATCCAAGTACGAAATCGCTGCTGAGGCTGAG atgaagaaagaaaagtccaAATTGGAGAGAACACCCCAAAAAAATGAtcagggaaaaagaaaacttagTCCAACCAAGAGGGAGTTGGAGCCTAAAAAGAGCAAGCTGACTCCCCTTAAGCACAGCCCTCGGAAGGCAGTGAAGGAGGAGGAACGTGTGTGTCCGAGGGGCTTGGACGCCAAGGAGCCTCATGGCAGCCACAGTGCCAGCAGAGAGGAGTGCCTGCTCTGGGTGGATAAGTACAAGCCCACCTCACTCAAGAACATAATCGGACAGCAGGGTGACCAGAGCTGTGCCAACAAACTGCTACGCTGGCTCAGAAACTGGCACAAGAGTTCTCCAGAAGAGAAAAAGCATG CAAAATTTGGCAAAGTTGCCAGCAAAGATGATGGCTCCAGTTTCAAGGCAGCACTGCTGTCTGGCCCTCCAGGTGTTGGCAAAACCACTACAGCTTCTCTTGTGTGTCAG GAATTGGGCTACAGTTATGTGGAACTAAATGCGAGTGATACTCGGAGTAAGAACAGTCTGAAAGCAATTGTTGCTGAGTCATTGAACAACACCAGCATCAAAGGCTTTTATACAA GTGGAGCATCTCCTTCTGTAAGTGCGAGGCATGCTCTCATCATGGATGAAGTTGATGGCATGGCGGGCAATGAGGACAGGGGTGGAATTCAG GAGCTAATAGGCCTGATAAAGCATACGAAAATTCCCATCATTTGTATGTGCAATGATAGAAATCACCCCAAAATCCGCTCATTGGTTCATTATTGTTTTGATCTTCGTTTCCAAAGACCTCGAGTTGAACAGATTAAG AGTGCAATGCTGTCTATTGCATTTAAAGAGGGATTAAAGATCCCACCTCCAGCtatgaatgaaataattttggGAGCTAATCAAGATGTCAGACAG GTTTTACACAATCTCAGTATGTGGTGTGCACAGAGTAAGGTCCTAACCTATGACCAAGCCAAGGCTGATTCTCAGAGGGCCAAGAAGGACATCAGATTG GGCCCATTTGATGTCACCCGGAAAGTGTTTGCAGCTGGAGAGGAGACTGCACACATGTCACTGATGGACAAATCGGATCTCTTTTTCCATGACTATTCCATTGCACCCCTCTTTGTCCAGGAGAACTACCTCCATGTAAAGCCTGTGGCTGCAGG GGGTGACATGAAAAAGCACTTGATGCTTTTAAGCCGGGCAGCAGATAGCATATGTGACGGTGACTTAGTGGACAATCAGATCCGGAGTAAGCAAAACTGGAGTCTTCTGCCCACACAG gcCATTTACGCCAGCGTTGTTCCTGGAGAGTTGATGAGGGGCTACATGTCTCAGTTTCCCAGCTTCCCAAGCTGGCTGGGAAAGCACTCGTCTACGGGCAAGCATGATCGGACTGTTCAGGACCTGTCCTTGCACATGAGTCTTAG aACTTACTCCAGCAAAAGGACAGTGAACATGGATTACCTGTCACACATCAGAGACGCACTTGTACGACCCTTGACCTCACAAGGAGTAGAAGGGGTTCAGCGTGTTGTCACACTTATGGATACATACTATTTGGTGAAAGAAGATTTTGACAACATCATGGAAGTTAGCAGCTGGGGGGGCAAGCCCAGTACCTTTTCCAAGCTGGACCCCAAG GTGAAAGCAGCCTTCACAAGAGCCTATAATAAGGAGGCCCACCTGACCCCATACTCACTTCAGGTGGTAAAGGCATCGAGGCCCAGCATAGGTCCAGCACTGGATTCTGAGTACAATGAAGAGTCACAGGAAGATGCCACTCAGTCTGATGAGAAAGAGCAGGATGCCCTAGAGACTGATGCCATGATCAAG AAAAAGACGAGATCTTCAAAGCCTTCAAAatcagaaaaagagaaggagtccaaaaaaggaaaaggaaaaaattcgAAGAAATGA
- the Rfc1 gene encoding replication factor C subunit 1 isoform X7 has translation MDIRKFFGVISSGKKPVNETVKKNEKTKPSEGTVKGKKGVKEAKVNNPCKEDASRPKQHNKKKRIIYDSDSESEETVQVKNAKKKSEKLPVSCKPGKISRKDPVTYISETDEDDDFLCKKAASKSKENGVSTNSYLGASNVKKNEENTKTKSKPLSPIKLTPTSVLDYFGTESVQRSGKKMVASKKKESSQTPDDSRLNDEAIAKQLQLDEDAELERQLHEDEEFARTLALLDEEPKTKKARKDSEEGESFSPAKAELSKAAKQKSPANAEHFSIGRKTYSPAKYGKGRGSEGTKQPCRSAHQKEACSSLKASSKLALMKAQEENSYKETELLAAKRESAIEPKGEKTTPRKTKGSPTKRESVSPEDSEKKRTNYQAYRSYLNREGPKALGSKEIPKGAENCLEGLTFVITGVLESIEREEAKSLIERYGGKVTGNVSKKTSYLVMGRDSGQSKSDKAAALGTKILDEDGLLDLIRTMPGKKSKYEIAAEAEMKKEKSKLERTPQKNDQGKRKLSPTKRELEPKKSKLTPLKHSPRKAVKEEERVCPRGLDAKEPHGSHSASREECLLWVDKYKPTSLKNIIGQQGDQSCANKLLRWLRNWHKSSPEEKKHAKFGKVASKDDGSSFKAALLSGPPGVGKTTTASLVCQELGYSYVELNASDTRSKNSLKAIVAESLNNTSIKGFYTSGASPSVSARHALIMDEVDGMAGNEDRGGIQELIGLIKHTKIPIICMCNDRNHPKIRSLVHYCFDLRFQRPRVEQIKSAMLSIAFKEGLKIPPPAMNEIILGANQDVRQVLHNLSMWCAQSKVLTYDQAKADSQRAKKDIRLGPFDVTRKVFAAGEETAHMSLMDKSDLFFHDYSIAPLFVQENYLHVKPVAAGGDMKKHLMLLSRAADSICDGDLVDNQIRSKQNWSLLPTQAIYASVVPGELMRGYMSQFPSFPSWLGKHSSTGKHDRTVQDLSLHMSLRTYSSKRTVNMDYLSHIRDALVRPLTSQGVEGVQRVVTLMDTYYLVKEDFDNIMEVSSWGGKPSTFSKLDPKVKAAFTRAYNKEAHLTPYSLQVVKASRPSIGPALDSEYNEESQEDATQSDEKEQDALETDAMIKQKKTRSSKPSKSEKEKESKKGKGKNSKK, from the exons ATGAAGACGATGACTTTTTATGTAAAAAGGCAGCCTCCAAATCAAAAGAGAATGGAGTATCTACAAACAGTTACCTTGGAGCATCAAACgtgaaaaagaatgaagaaaacacTAAGACTAAGAGTAAACCGTTATCACCAATAAAACTAACACCGACATCAGTGCTTGATTATTTTGGAACTGAAAGTGTCCAGAGATCTGGGAAGAAGATGGTGGCGAGCAAAAAGAAAGAG TCTTCTCAAACCCCAGATGATTCCAGATTAAATGATGAGGCCATCGCCAAGCAGCTGCAGCTTGATGAAGATGCAGAG CTGGAGAGGCAGTTGCATGAAGATGAAGAATTTGCAAGAACActggccttgttggatgaagaACCTAAGACCAAAAAG gCTCGAAAGGACTCTGAAGAGGGAGAATCATTTTCACCTGCCAAAGCTGAGTTAAGCAAAGCAGCAAAGCAGAAGAGCCCTGCTAACG CAGAGCATTTCTCAATTGGAAGAAAGACCTACAGTCCTGCTAAGTACGGCAAGGGTAGAGGCTCAGAAGGCACCAAGCAGCCCTGCAGATCAGCTCACCAGAAGGAAGCCTGCTCCTCTCTCAAGGCCAGCTCCAAGCTGGCTCTTATGAAAGCACAAGAAGAAAATTcttacaaagaaacagaactgctGGCTGCAAAAAGAGAAAGTGCCATTGAGCCCAAAGGAGAGAAAACAACTCCTAGGAAAACGAAAGGCTCTCCAACTAAAAGAGAG TCTGTAAGCCCAGAAGATTCTGAAAAGAAGCGCACCAATTATCAAGCTTATCGAAGCTACTTAAATCGAGAAGGTCCCAAAGCCCTGGGCTCCAAAGAAATACCCAAG GGAGCTGAAAACTGCTTGGAGGGCCTGACGTTCGTGATCACCGGAGTGCTGGAGTCCATCGAACGAGAAGAAGCCAAGTCTCTAATTGAACGTTATGGGGGGAAAGTAACAGGAAACGTGAGCAAGAAAACCAGCTACCTCGTCATGGGCCGGGACAGCGGGCAGTCCAAGAGTGACAAG GCAGCAGCTCTGGGAACAAAAATCCTTGATGAAGACGGCCTGTTGGATCTGATTCGAACTATGCCGGGCAAAAAATCCAAGTACGAAATCGCTGCTGAGGCTGAG atgaagaaagaaaagtccaAATTGGAGAGAACACCCCAAAAAAATGAtcagggaaaaagaaaacttagTCCAACCAAGAGGGAGTTGGAGCCTAAAAAGAGCAAGCTGACTCCCCTTAAGCACAGCCCTCGGAAGGCAGTGAAGGAGGAGGAACGTGTGTGTCCGAGGGGCTTGGACGCCAAGGAGCCTCATGGCAGCCACAGTGCCAGCAGAGAGGAGTGCCTGCTCTGGGTGGATAAGTACAAGCCCACCTCACTCAAGAACATAATCGGACAGCAGGGTGACCAGAGCTGTGCCAACAAACTGCTACGCTGGCTCAGAAACTGGCACAAGAGTTCTCCAGAAGAGAAAAAGCATG CAAAATTTGGCAAAGTTGCCAGCAAAGATGATGGCTCCAGTTTCAAGGCAGCACTGCTGTCTGGCCCTCCAGGTGTTGGCAAAACCACTACAGCTTCTCTTGTGTGTCAG GAATTGGGCTACAGTTATGTGGAACTAAATGCGAGTGATACTCGGAGTAAGAACAGTCTGAAAGCAATTGTTGCTGAGTCATTGAACAACACCAGCATCAAAGGCTTTTATACAA GTGGAGCATCTCCTTCTGTAAGTGCGAGGCATGCTCTCATCATGGATGAAGTTGATGGCATGGCGGGCAATGAGGACAGGGGTGGAATTCAG GAGCTAATAGGCCTGATAAAGCATACGAAAATTCCCATCATTTGTATGTGCAATGATAGAAATCACCCCAAAATCCGCTCATTGGTTCATTATTGTTTTGATCTTCGTTTCCAAAGACCTCGAGTTGAACAGATTAAG AGTGCAATGCTGTCTATTGCATTTAAAGAGGGATTAAAGATCCCACCTCCAGCtatgaatgaaataattttggGAGCTAATCAAGATGTCAGACAG GTTTTACACAATCTCAGTATGTGGTGTGCACAGAGTAAGGTCCTAACCTATGACCAAGCCAAGGCTGATTCTCAGAGGGCCAAGAAGGACATCAGATTG GGCCCATTTGATGTCACCCGGAAAGTGTTTGCAGCTGGAGAGGAGACTGCACACATGTCACTGATGGACAAATCGGATCTCTTTTTCCATGACTATTCCATTGCACCCCTCTTTGTCCAGGAGAACTACCTCCATGTAAAGCCTGTGGCTGCAGG GGGTGACATGAAAAAGCACTTGATGCTTTTAAGCCGGGCAGCAGATAGCATATGTGACGGTGACTTAGTGGACAATCAGATCCGGAGTAAGCAAAACTGGAGTCTTCTGCCCACACAG gcCATTTACGCCAGCGTTGTTCCTGGAGAGTTGATGAGGGGCTACATGTCTCAGTTTCCCAGCTTCCCAAGCTGGCTGGGAAAGCACTCGTCTACGGGCAAGCATGATCGGACTGTTCAGGACCTGTCCTTGCACATGAGTCTTAG aACTTACTCCAGCAAAAGGACAGTGAACATGGATTACCTGTCACACATCAGAGACGCACTTGTACGACCCTTGACCTCACAAGGAGTAGAAGGGGTTCAGCGTGTTGTCACACTTATGGATACATACTATTTGGTGAAAGAAGATTTTGACAACATCATGGAAGTTAGCAGCTGGGGGGGCAAGCCCAGTACCTTTTCCAAGCTGGACCCCAAG GTGAAAGCAGCCTTCACAAGAGCCTATAATAAGGAGGCCCACCTGACCCCATACTCACTTCAGGTGGTAAAGGCATCGAGGCCCAGCATAGGTCCAGCACTGGATTCTGAGTACAATGAAGAGTCACAGGAAGATGCCACTCAGTCTGATGAGAAAGAGCAGGATGCCCTAGAGACTGATGCCATGATCAAG CAGAAAAAGACGAGATCTTCAAAGCCTTCAAAatcagaaaaagagaaggagtccaaaaaaggaaaaggaaaaaattcgAAGAAATGA
- the Rfc1 gene encoding replication factor C subunit 1 isoform X5 — MDIRKFFGVISSGKKPVNETVKKNEKTKPSEGTVKGKKGVKEAKVNNPCKEDASRPKQHNKKKRIIYDSDSESEETVQVKNAKKKSEKLPVSCKPGKISRKDPVTYISETDEDDDFLCKKAASKSKENGVSTNSYLGASNVKKNEENTKTKSKPLSPIKLTPTSVLDYFGTESVQRSGKKMVASKKKESSQTPDDSRLNDEAIAKQLQLDEDAELERQLHEDEEFARTLALLDEEPKTKKARKDSEEGESFSPAKAELSKAAKQKSPANAEHFSIGRKTYSPAKYGKGRGSEGTKQPCRSAHQKEACSSLKASSKLALMKAQEENSYKETELLAAKRESAIEPKGEKTTPRKTKGSPTKRESVSPEDSEKKRTNYQAYRSYLNREGPKALGSKEIPKGAENCLEGLTFVITGVLESIEREEAKSLIERYGGKVTGNVSKKTSYLVMGRDSGQSKSDKAAALGTKILDEDGLLDLIRTMPGKKSKYEIAAEAEMKKEKSKLERTPQKNDQGKRKLSPTKRELEPKKSKLTPLKHSPRKAVKEEERVCPRGLDAKEPHGSHSASREECLLWVDKYKPTSLKNIIGQQGDQSCANKLLRWLRNWHKSSPEEKKHAAKFGKVASKDDGSSFKAALLSGPPGVGKTTTASLVCQELGYSYVELNASDTRSKNSLKAIVAESLNNTSIKGFYTSGASPSVSARHALIMDEVDGMAGNEDRGGIQELIGLIKHTKIPIICMCNDRNHPKIRSLVHYCFDLRFQRPRVEQIKSAMLSIAFKEGLKIPPPAMNEIILGANQDVRQVLHNLSMWCAQSKVLTYDQAKADSQRAKKDIRLGPFDVTRKVFAAGEETAHMSLMDKSDLFFHDYSIAPLFVQENYLHVKPVAAGGDMKKHLMLLSRAADSICDGDLVDNQIRSKQNWSLLPTQAIYASVVPGELMRGYMSQFPSFPSWLGKHSSTGKHDRTVQDLSLHMSLRTYSSKRTVNMDYLSHIRDALVRPLTSQGVEGVQRVVTLMDTYYLVKEDFDNIMEVSSWGGKPSTFSKLDPKVKAAFTRAYNKEAHLTPYSLQVVKASRPSIGPALDSEYNEESQEDATQSDEKEQDALETDAMIKQKKTRSSKPSKSEKEKESKKGKGKNSKK; from the exons ATGAAGACGATGACTTTTTATGTAAAAAGGCAGCCTCCAAATCAAAAGAGAATGGAGTATCTACAAACAGTTACCTTGGAGCATCAAACgtgaaaaagaatgaagaaaacacTAAGACTAAGAGTAAACCGTTATCACCAATAAAACTAACACCGACATCAGTGCTTGATTATTTTGGAACTGAAAGTGTCCAGAGATCTGGGAAGAAGATGGTGGCGAGCAAAAAGAAAGAG TCTTCTCAAACCCCAGATGATTCCAGATTAAATGATGAGGCCATCGCCAAGCAGCTGCAGCTTGATGAAGATGCAGAG CTGGAGAGGCAGTTGCATGAAGATGAAGAATTTGCAAGAACActggccttgttggatgaagaACCTAAGACCAAAAAG gCTCGAAAGGACTCTGAAGAGGGAGAATCATTTTCACCTGCCAAAGCTGAGTTAAGCAAAGCAGCAAAGCAGAAGAGCCCTGCTAACG CAGAGCATTTCTCAATTGGAAGAAAGACCTACAGTCCTGCTAAGTACGGCAAGGGTAGAGGCTCAGAAGGCACCAAGCAGCCCTGCAGATCAGCTCACCAGAAGGAAGCCTGCTCCTCTCTCAAGGCCAGCTCCAAGCTGGCTCTTATGAAAGCACAAGAAGAAAATTcttacaaagaaacagaactgctGGCTGCAAAAAGAGAAAGTGCCATTGAGCCCAAAGGAGAGAAAACAACTCCTAGGAAAACGAAAGGCTCTCCAACTAAAAGAGAG TCTGTAAGCCCAGAAGATTCTGAAAAGAAGCGCACCAATTATCAAGCTTATCGAAGCTACTTAAATCGAGAAGGTCCCAAAGCCCTGGGCTCCAAAGAAATACCCAAG GGAGCTGAAAACTGCTTGGAGGGCCTGACGTTCGTGATCACCGGAGTGCTGGAGTCCATCGAACGAGAAGAAGCCAAGTCTCTAATTGAACGTTATGGGGGGAAAGTAACAGGAAACGTGAGCAAGAAAACCAGCTACCTCGTCATGGGCCGGGACAGCGGGCAGTCCAAGAGTGACAAG GCAGCAGCTCTGGGAACAAAAATCCTTGATGAAGACGGCCTGTTGGATCTGATTCGAACTATGCCGGGCAAAAAATCCAAGTACGAAATCGCTGCTGAGGCTGAG atgaagaaagaaaagtccaAATTGGAGAGAACACCCCAAAAAAATGAtcagggaaaaagaaaacttagTCCAACCAAGAGGGAGTTGGAGCCTAAAAAGAGCAAGCTGACTCCCCTTAAGCACAGCCCTCGGAAGGCAGTGAAGGAGGAGGAACGTGTGTGTCCGAGGGGCTTGGACGCCAAGGAGCCTCATGGCAGCCACAGTGCCAGCAGAGAGGAGTGCCTGCTCTGGGTGGATAAGTACAAGCCCACCTCACTCAAGAACATAATCGGACAGCAGGGTGACCAGAGCTGTGCCAACAAACTGCTACGCTGGCTCAGAAACTGGCACAAGAGTTCTCCAGAAGAGAAAAAGCATG CAGCAAAATTTGGCAAAGTTGCCAGCAAAGATGATGGCTCCAGTTTCAAGGCAGCACTGCTGTCTGGCCCTCCAGGTGTTGGCAAAACCACTACAGCTTCTCTTGTGTGTCAG GAATTGGGCTACAGTTATGTGGAACTAAATGCGAGTGATACTCGGAGTAAGAACAGTCTGAAAGCAATTGTTGCTGAGTCATTGAACAACACCAGCATCAAAGGCTTTTATACAA GTGGAGCATCTCCTTCTGTAAGTGCGAGGCATGCTCTCATCATGGATGAAGTTGATGGCATGGCGGGCAATGAGGACAGGGGTGGAATTCAG GAGCTAATAGGCCTGATAAAGCATACGAAAATTCCCATCATTTGTATGTGCAATGATAGAAATCACCCCAAAATCCGCTCATTGGTTCATTATTGTTTTGATCTTCGTTTCCAAAGACCTCGAGTTGAACAGATTAAG AGTGCAATGCTGTCTATTGCATTTAAAGAGGGATTAAAGATCCCACCTCCAGCtatgaatgaaataattttggGAGCTAATCAAGATGTCAGACAG GTTTTACACAATCTCAGTATGTGGTGTGCACAGAGTAAGGTCCTAACCTATGACCAAGCCAAGGCTGATTCTCAGAGGGCCAAGAAGGACATCAGATTG GGCCCATTTGATGTCACCCGGAAAGTGTTTGCAGCTGGAGAGGAGACTGCACACATGTCACTGATGGACAAATCGGATCTCTTTTTCCATGACTATTCCATTGCACCCCTCTTTGTCCAGGAGAACTACCTCCATGTAAAGCCTGTGGCTGCAGG GGGTGACATGAAAAAGCACTTGATGCTTTTAAGCCGGGCAGCAGATAGCATATGTGACGGTGACTTAGTGGACAATCAGATCCGGAGTAAGCAAAACTGGAGTCTTCTGCCCACACAG gcCATTTACGCCAGCGTTGTTCCTGGAGAGTTGATGAGGGGCTACATGTCTCAGTTTCCCAGCTTCCCAAGCTGGCTGGGAAAGCACTCGTCTACGGGCAAGCATGATCGGACTGTTCAGGACCTGTCCTTGCACATGAGTCTTAG aACTTACTCCAGCAAAAGGACAGTGAACATGGATTACCTGTCACACATCAGAGACGCACTTGTACGACCCTTGACCTCACAAGGAGTAGAAGGGGTTCAGCGTGTTGTCACACTTATGGATACATACTATTTGGTGAAAGAAGATTTTGACAACATCATGGAAGTTAGCAGCTGGGGGGGCAAGCCCAGTACCTTTTCCAAGCTGGACCCCAAG GTGAAAGCAGCCTTCACAAGAGCCTATAATAAGGAGGCCCACCTGACCCCATACTCACTTCAGGTGGTAAAGGCATCGAGGCCCAGCATAGGTCCAGCACTGGATTCTGAGTACAATGAAGAGTCACAGGAAGATGCCACTCAGTCTGATGAGAAAGAGCAGGATGCCCTAGAGACTGATGCCATGATCAAG CAGAAAAAGACGAGATCTTCAAAGCCTTCAAAatcagaaaaagagaaggagtccaaaaaaggaaaaggaaaaaattcgAAGAAATGA